The genomic DNA CACGCACCGGGCGAGTTCCCCGATCGGCGGCCAGGTGTCGTGGCGTGACTTTCCGCCACTGGCACTCGACCCGGTACTGCGAGCCGCCATCGAGTCGTTCGTGGCGACCGGCTATCACGGTGCCACCATGCGCTCTCTGGCGCAGCGGGCCGGCGTCAGCGTTCCCTCGGTCTATCACCGCTACCGAGACAAGCAGGATCTCCTGGTACGCATCTTGGACATCACCATGGGTGAACTGCACTGGCGGGTACGCGCCGCCCACGACGAGGGGAAGACGAGCATTCACCGGGTGGCGCTGATCGTCGAGGCGCTCGCGCTGTACCACACGCACCGGCGTGACCTGGCGTTCATCGGTGCGAGCGAGATGCGGAGTCTGGCCGGAACGAATCGATTCCGAATTGCCAAATCACGCAGTGATATCCAGCATCTGCTCGATGAGGAGATCGCGGCGGCGGTCAGTGACGGACATGTTGCGACCGAGCATCCGCGCGACGCCGGACGTGCAATCGCGACGATGTGCACATCTCTGGCCCAATGGTTTCGGATCGACGGTGTGTCCTCCCCGGAACAGATCGCCCGGGAGTACGCCGATTTCGCGCTTGACCTACTGCGCCGCGACTGATCAACGACCGTGGCCCGTCGTTTCCTCGGCGTCTTGCTGTTGTAACGCGGCAGGTGCTGTCCGCCATCGAGGTGTCCCGCCGGAGTATTTCCACGTACGAACACGTTGCGCTACATCAACGACAACCGGTGCCGTCGGTTCGGCAGCACGCCAGCATCAGCTGCTCAGCATGGATGCGCCGGTGTCCCGCTGTTCCGCGCACCAACTCACGCACCGGGGTTGGCGAGCGGGGAAATGTGCCTAATTTGTCAAGGACGATTTGTTAAGGAAGCCGACGCCGGTCCCCCTGTGGGGCGAGGCAGGCGGGAAGGAAAGCGCGGATGAGTCCTTCGTCGCCGCCGTCCTCGGGCCGGCCGGGTTCGGCGATCAAGCTGAACGCAATGCGTGTGACCCAGCGCGCCATGGTGTCGGCGGTGAGATCGTCGCGAACTTCGCCGGCCTCCATGGCGATTTCGAGTCGTCGGCCCAGAACTTGTGCAAGGTGCTGGCTCCAAGTTTCGGAGACCTCGGCCGCGTGAAAGGTTTTACTCAGATCGTCAGCGCCGATCAGCAGTGCCATGGTGGGCGAGTCCCGTGCCCCGCGCAGCCCAACCGCGGTGGCCTTGACGAGCTGCTCCAGGAAGGGTTCCTCGGTGTCCCAACAGGGTTCGGAGGCGTCGAGCACGGCACGGATCGCTCGTACGAATGACGCGGCCAGCAGGGCGTCCTTGGTGGGGAAGTAGTCGTAGACGGTCCGGCGATGCACACCGGCCCTGTTCGCGATATCGCTCATCCGAGTGCGACTCATGCCGCGCTCGATGTAGCACGCTTCGGCGGCGACAAGCAGTCGCTCCCGGGCCTGCTCTTCGCCGACAGGTGCATCGGCACCCCATGGTGTAGCCCGTCCTGAACTCGTCCGCCCTGACACGCTCGTCATTCTCGCAACCCTCGATTTCGCCCTCTTGACTGCAAACCACGTTTCACCCTACCGTGTGGTAGGAACCACAATATTTCCAATATGTGGTCCAGGAGACTCGGGAATGGATCGGTTGGACCTGTTGGCCTTTCGGTCACGACGTGTACCTAGTAATCTATGTTGGCTATGTGATCCATATCTCGACAAGTAGGAACGCCGTTGATACTGTAACTGGATAACGTCGCATTGATGAGTCATTAGTTGAGAACAAGCGCACATGGCAGTCGTTGCTCGCGCGACCGTGCAGCTCCGCGGCGACAACCTCAGCCCTGGCCCGAGGATGGATGTGGGTAGATGCAGAAACCGATGACCGGGGTGCGCGTCCTGGAAGTCGCGCAGTTCACCTTCGTGCCCTCGGCGGGCGCCGTGCTCGCGGACTGGGGTGCCGACGTCATCAAGATCGAGAACCCCGTGACAGGCGATGGGCAACGGGGGCTGGTGACTGTCAGCGGTCGCTCGGCCACTGCGCCGGGGGTCGCGTTTGCGCCGATGATCGAGGCACCGAACCGCGGCAAGCGCAGCGTCGGCCTGTCCCTTGCTCTCAACCAGTCGCGCCCGGTGTTCGAGGAGCTTGTCCGTCGCAGCGATGTTTTCCTGACCAACTATCTACCGCAGGCGCAGGCCAAGCTACGCATCGACCTCGATGAGATCCGGCGGATCAACCCGGCGATCATCTACGTCGCCGGCAGCGGATTCGGCAGCGAAGGGCCCGACCGGGATGCCGGCGCTCACGATGTGACGGCGTTCTGGGCACGTTCGGGCAGTGCCGACGGGGTGACGCCCACCGAATCGGAAGTGCCGACGGGCATGCCTGCCGGCGGATACGGCGACAACATGGGCGGGATCACCATCGCGGGCGCGGTGGCCGCGGCGCTGTATGGCAGGCAAGCGACGGGGCAAACCTCCGTCATCGACGTCTCTCTGCTGGCAGTAGGGGCGTGGGCCAATCAGTTCAACCTGAACCTGGCGATGCTGTATGACTGCCCCCTTCCCAAGATCGATCACCGCGGCCAGGCCCCCGGCAACCCGCTGACCGGGGCCTACCGGTGCTCGGATGGCCGGTTCATCCAGTTGTCGATGCTGCAGCCGACCCGCTACTGGTCGCCGATATGCCGGCTGTTCGGTCTGGAGGAAGCTGCCGACGACGAGCGGTTCGCCTCGCTGGAGTCGCTGGCGGCGCACGCCGACGAGGCCACGGCATTGATATCGACGGCGGTCGGTGCGCGGACCTTCGAAGAGTGCAAACACCTACTCAACCTGTCCGGCGGCCAGTGGGCGCCGGTGCAGGATGCCTGGGAGGCGGCCAACGACGAGTCGTTGATCGCCAACGGACGCATCGCCGATGTCGTTGATGCACAGGGTAATAAACAGCGGTTGGTGGCCAACCCGGTGAAGTTCGACGAGGCGGCCGCCCATCTCACCCGCGCACCGATGTTCGCCGAACACACCGACGAGGTGTTGCGGGAGTTGGGTATTGGTGATCACGACCTGATCGAGTTGAAAATCGAAGGCGCCATCACCTGAGGCTCACCGGGTCAGCCCGGCGGTTCGCGGATGTACCGCTCAGGTCGGCAGCAGCGACGGTGGTGGTGTGAATCCGGGGTTTATCAACGTCGTTGCCATGCCGCTGCCGACGGGCCCCGCCTTGTCGAACAGCGTGGCGACGCCGGTGCCGACCCCTTCATGGCCGTAGTGTGTCACCGCCGCCAAACCAATGTAGGGACCTTCTGGCAACCGGCTGAGCGTGAGGGTGTAGTCGGTGTTGATGAATTGCAGTCCGTCGGCGCCCCAATGGGTTATCGAGCTGGTCACGTCCCCGGCCATCGCGGCGCGCGTGAAAGGGGACAGCGGCTCGTCGTCGACGAGCGACTTGGTCTCCCGCACCCATGCGAACTTCTGTCCACCGTGCCTCCACTCGTCGCCCCCGACACCCGGACTGCCTGCAACCGGATCGCGGCCGTAGGAGTGGAACAGCATGAGGTGGTCGTCGTTCGGCATGTCGAGTTCCGCAGGGATTTCCGGCATCGTCATTGGCGTTGTCCACACCTTGTCTGTGGTGTGCTCGCTGTGGCGGAGGAACAAGGCGCTGGCCCGTGCCACCATGACGTCGTTCTGAGTCATCACCGCGTCGACGAGCCGAAGTCTGCGTCCGTCACGCACCACCGATGAATGCACCTGCAGGGGTGACAGCGCGACGGGTCTGAGCAGGTCGACTGTCAGCCGGGCGGGCTGCAGATCGGTATCGGCATCGTTGACTTCCTGCTCGACCGCTCGCCCGAGCAACCCGCCGACGTAGTGACCACTGAGTGATGGACCCCATGGCCCGCGCGCCAAACTGGTCGGCACGTAACTATCGCCGTCGGTGACGAAGAAACAACTCTGCACTCACCCTTCTCCTCTCAGCTGGCACCGCTCGATAAGTATGCGTGCCAGTTGTTCCGGGTGACTGATCATCACATCGTGGCAGGCATCGACGGGGATCACGTCCTGTATCCCACCGAGTGCTGCGATGCTCGCCAGCTGGGAATTCAGCGACAGCGCCCGATCATGGGTGGTCAGAATCCACGTGCGCGGCACCTCGTCGGGAAGTCCGCTGCGGTCGACGGGTTCGGCAGGAATCCGGGCCGACTCCGCGTAGAGCCGCGACATCGCGAACTGGCGTTGTGCGCGTGTCATGCCATTGCAGAAGGCGTATTGCGCCGCGAGCCGTGGCACCTTCACCGGGTCGCCCGCTTTGGCGGCACGTCGGGCGAAGAACGCCAAGGGGCCGCCGAGAGTGTCCACGATCGCTTGGCCTTGCCGCGGTATGAAAGCAGTCGCCAGGATCATCTCCCGCACCCGCGTCGAGCCGAGTTTGGCGACCACACCCGGCACCGTGACCCCTGCCATCGAGTGGCCGACGATCACGATGTCACCAAGACCTGCGTCTTCGATATCGGCGACGACCGAATCGACCCACTCACCGATAGTGGCGGTGGCGAGATTTCCGGGCTTGTTGCCATGGCCTGGCAGGTCTACCGCGAGGACACGCAATTCTGGCTCTTGGCAGCGTAGCTCGGCGATGGTCAATTCCCAGCAATCGGCGGCGTGTTCTCCGCCGTGGACGAGGACGAGGTCGGGCAGGGTCACGGGCGGCAGTCCTCTCAGCGGTCGATCAGCTGCGATGCCAGCACGTCGATATCGGTGCGGAAGTCGCTGAAACTCCGGCTGGACGGCTCGATGGTGATCCAGGTGACGCCCGCCTCGGCGTAGGCGTCCAGCTTGGGCTGCACGGCGTTTGTGAACGCGGTGCAGTCGCCGCTGGCGAGCAGGTCTGCCTCGAACGGCACGAACGACACGTCGGCCGGGCCACGGTCGAGCTCGGCCCGCCGCTTGTTCACCGCTCCGATCCACTCGGCCAGTGTGGCGATGTCTTCCAGTGGTCGAGCCCGGGTGATGGCGGCCATCTCGCCCGACGCAGCCATCGGCATCCAGCCGTCGGCCACCTCGATGGCCCGGCGCTGTGCGGCGGCGCTGTTGCCGCCGATCCAGATCGGGGGGCCACCGTTCGTCAGTGGTGGCGGAAGCGCGATGTGTCCGCTCACCCCGAATTCCGGACCGTCGTGGTCGACGCCGGCCCAGGTCGACCGCCACGCCGCGATCGCCTCGTCCAGCAGTGCGCCGCGACGACCGAAATCGGCTCCCAGCGCCTCGAATTCGGACTTCAGGTAGCCGGCACCGGTGCCCAGGGTGAAACGGCCTCCTGACAGCAGGTCCAGACTCGCGGCTCCCTTGGCCGTCAAGTACGGGCTGCGGTAACCCGACACCAGGATGTAGGTCATCACCCGGATGCGGGTGGTCGCGGCAGCGGCGAAACTCAACGATACGAGCGGGTCGAACGCGTGGTGGCCACCGTGGGCCAACCACTCCTTGTCGGGGTAGGGGTGCTCCGACATTGCGAATCCGTCGAAGCCGGCCTCTTCGACCAGCCGCGCGATATCGCCGATCGCGGCGCCCTCGGACCACCGATTCCAATGCTTGACCGCCCGCATTGGGAACATCAGGTTGTAACGCACGTGACCCCTATCACCGACAATTAGCGAACTATATAACTATCTCAGCAATGATCTGGCAATGACCTCGCGCTGAACTTCTGTGGCACCCTCACCGAGCCGCTTGACCCGCAGGTCCCGGAACCACCGTTCCAGCGGCAGCTCTGCGGAAATACCCAGCGCGCCATGGAGTTGGATGCACCGATCCAGCACTTTGTAGGCCGCCTCGGTGCCGTACATCTTGGCCACCGACGCGTCCACCCGGACGTTGCGGCCCAGGTCGGCGTTCCAGGCTGCCTGGTACATCAGGAGCCGGGCGGCGCGCAGCTCCACTTCACTGTCCACCAGCATCCACTGCACGCCCTGCTTATCGGCCAGCCGGCCGCCGAACACGTCGCGGTCCTTGGCCCACTGGCAGGCCAGGTCCAGTGCACTCTGAGCGATCCCGATCGGCCCGGCGGCGTAGATGATCCTGCCGTGGATGAGGAAGTCACTCGCCAGTGAAAAGCCCTGTCCCTCTGCGCCGATCAGCTGATCGCCCGGCAGCCGCACGTTGTCGAAGTGCAGTTCGTACGGGGCGAAGGAGGCCATCACCGGGATACGACTGAATGTGACGCCGGGGGTGTCCTTCTCCAGGATGAACGCCGAGATCCCCTGGCGACCTTCACCGGTGCGGGCGTACACCACCCCCCAGTCGGCGCCGGGTGCGTGTGAGATCCACATCTTGGACCCGTTGAGCAGATAACCGTCACCGTCCCGCGTGGCCTTGAGCTTGATCGCCCGCGCCGGATCGGAGCCGCCGGAGGCTTCGGTGATAGCGGTGTACGCCTTGGACATCGTGCCATCGATGATCGGCTTGGCATACTTCTCGAACTGTTCGGTCGAGGCCTTGAACATGATGTTGGGTGGGTTGCCTCCGAACGCGCCGAGCGCCGGGAAGAACGCTCCCATCCGGCATTTCGCCGCCTCCTCGGCAACCACAACCTGGCCGAGCACGCTCAGCCCGGCGCCGCCGTACTCTGCGGGAGTCTGGAGTGCCCACAGTCCGAGCTCACGCGCTTTCGCCTGCAGCTCGACCAGCTGCTCGCGGGGCAGCCCCACAGTGTCGTGGTCGAGTTTCTCCTCGAGTGGATGCACGTGTGCGTCCATGAACCGCCGCACGGTATCGCGCAGCATCACCAACTCGTCGGGCAGCTCCCACGCCCCGCTGGACTGTTCGTCGGCCATCAGGCTCGAGCCGCGGCGGCCGCCCGCAGGTCCCG from Mycobacterium sp. DL440 includes the following:
- a CDS encoding TetR family transcriptional regulator gives rise to the protein MPIHQAIRTARLGTGLSLRRLAHLLDVSPATMSAIETGKTGVSVERVLAIAEALDVDIRTLIGGMRRPPLLRNNTHRASSPIGGQVSWRDFPPLALDPVLRAAIESFVATGYHGATMRSLAQRAGVSVPSVYHRYRDKQDLLVRILDITMGELHWRVRAAHDEGKTSIHRVALIVEALALYHTHRRDLAFIGASEMRSLAGTNRFRIAKSRSDIQHLLDEEIAAAVSDGHVATEHPRDAGRAIATMCTSLAQWFRIDGVSSPEQIAREYADFALDLLRRD
- a CDS encoding CaiB/BaiF CoA-transferase family protein, producing MQKPMTGVRVLEVAQFTFVPSAGAVLADWGADVIKIENPVTGDGQRGLVTVSGRSATAPGVAFAPMIEAPNRGKRSVGLSLALNQSRPVFEELVRRSDVFLTNYLPQAQAKLRIDLDEIRRINPAIIYVAGSGFGSEGPDRDAGAHDVTAFWARSGSADGVTPTESEVPTGMPAGGYGDNMGGITIAGAVAAALYGRQATGQTSVIDVSLLAVGAWANQFNLNLAMLYDCPLPKIDHRGQAPGNPLTGAYRCSDGRFIQLSMLQPTRYWSPICRLFGLEEAADDERFASLESLAAHADEATALISTAVGARTFEECKHLLNLSGGQWAPVQDAWEAANDESLIANGRIADVVDAQGNKQRLVANPVKFDEAAAHLTRAPMFAEHTDEVLRELGIGDHDLIELKIEGAIT
- a CDS encoding LLM class F420-dependent oxidoreductase — protein: MFPMRAVKHWNRWSEGAAIGDIARLVEEAGFDGFAMSEHPYPDKEWLAHGGHHAFDPLVSLSFAAAATTRIRVMTYILVSGYRSPYLTAKGAASLDLLSGGRFTLGTGAGYLKSEFEALGADFGRRGALLDEAIAAWRSTWAGVDHDGPEFGVSGHIALPPPLTNGGPPIWIGGNSAAAQRRAIEVADGWMPMAASGEMAAITRARPLEDIATLAEWIGAVNKRRAELDRGPADVSFVPFEADLLASGDCTAFTNAVQPKLDAYAEAGVTWITIEPSSRSFSDFRTDIDVLASQLIDR
- a CDS encoding thioesterase family protein, whose translation is MQSCFFVTDGDSYVPTSLARGPWGPSLSGHYVGGLLGRAVEQEVNDADTDLQPARLTVDLLRPVALSPLQVHSSVVRDGRRLRLVDAVMTQNDVMVARASALFLRHSEHTTDKVWTTPMTMPEIPAELDMPNDDHLMLFHSYGRDPVAGSPGVGGDEWRHGGQKFAWVRETKSLVDDEPLSPFTRAAMAGDVTSSITHWGADGLQFINTDYTLTLSRLPEGPYIGLAAVTHYGHEGVGTGVATLFDKAGPVGSGMATTLINPGFTPPPSLLPT
- a CDS encoding alpha/beta fold hydrolase, coding for MTLPDLVLVHGGEHAADCWELTIAELRCQEPELRVLAVDLPGHGNKPGNLATATIGEWVDSVVADIEDAGLGDIVIVGHSMAGVTVPGVVAKLGSTRVREMILATAFIPRQGQAIVDTLGGPLAFFARRAAKAGDPVKVPRLAAQYAFCNGMTRAQRQFAMSRLYAESARIPAEPVDRSGLPDEVPRTWILTTHDRALSLNSQLASIAALGGIQDVIPVDACHDVMISHPEQLARILIERCQLRGEG
- a CDS encoding TetR/AcrR family transcriptional regulator, giving the protein MTSVSGRTSSGRATPWGADAPVGEEQARERLLVAAEACYIERGMSRTRMSDIANRAGVHRRTVYDYFPTKDALLAASFVRAIRAVLDASEPCWDTEEPFLEQLVKATAVGLRGARDSPTMALLIGADDLSKTFHAAEVSETWSQHLAQVLGRRLEIAMEAGEVRDDLTADTMARWVTRIAFSLIAEPGRPEDGGDEGLIRAFLPACLAPQGDRRRLP
- a CDS encoding acyl-CoA dehydrogenase family protein produces the protein MADEQSSGAWELPDELVMLRDTVRRFMDAHVHPLEEKLDHDTVGLPREQLVELQAKARELGLWALQTPAEYGGAGLSVLGQVVVAEEAAKCRMGAFFPALGAFGGNPPNIMFKASTEQFEKYAKPIIDGTMSKAYTAITEASGGSDPARAIKLKATRDGDGYLLNGSKMWISHAPGADWGVVYARTGEGRQGISAFILEKDTPGVTFSRIPVMASFAPYELHFDNVRLPGDQLIGAEGQGFSLASDFLIHGRIIYAAGPIGIAQSALDLACQWAKDRDVFGGRLADKQGVQWMLVDSEVELRAARLLMYQAAWNADLGRNVRVDASVAKMYGTEAAYKVLDRCIQLHGALGISAELPLERWFRDLRVKRLGEGATEVQREVIARSLLR